A window of the Tunturibacter empetritectus genome harbors these coding sequences:
- a CDS encoding LysR family transcriptional regulator translates to MDKLDAMQVFVRLIEKGSFSAVAKERGVGQPAISKQISALEDELGTELIHRTSRSIVLTEAGHDFYESASRILDDFESATSRIGRGQTAPKGLIRVTVAPTFARLHMVSKLSAFFAAYPDIAIEMAASESPTTIIEDGFDLAIHSGDLPDSSLVGRRFAQTMIILVATPQYLSRYGAPGSPDELSRFRSVVFMERGAVQPWKFGSGKDVKRVIPTGVFRTSDIEQMRMGVLEHLGIAQAPAWLFAAELREGTVLRLMRPFERMVPILAVRPASRRMSTKVRVFIEHLEKTFALCSQFNPRTG, encoded by the coding sequence GTGGATAAATTGGATGCGATGCAGGTGTTCGTCCGGCTGATAGAGAAAGGGAGTTTCTCCGCTGTCGCGAAAGAACGTGGAGTTGGCCAGCCTGCTATCAGCAAACAGATCTCTGCGCTGGAAGATGAACTGGGAACTGAACTGATTCATCGGACGTCCCGCTCGATTGTGCTGACGGAGGCGGGTCATGATTTCTATGAGTCTGCTTCACGGATTCTTGATGACTTTGAGAGCGCGACTTCACGCATCGGTCGAGGACAGACGGCCCCGAAGGGGCTGATTCGCGTGACCGTTGCTCCTACGTTCGCCCGGCTGCACATGGTGTCAAAGCTGTCTGCATTTTTCGCTGCCTACCCTGATATTGCGATCGAGATGGCTGCGTCGGAGAGTCCGACGACGATCATCGAGGATGGGTTCGATCTGGCGATTCACTCGGGCGATCTGCCGGACTCGAGTCTGGTTGGGCGCAGGTTCGCGCAGACGATGATTATTCTGGTGGCTACTCCGCAGTATCTGTCGCGGTATGGAGCTCCTGGTTCGCCGGACGAGCTTAGCCGATTCCGATCGGTTGTTTTTATGGAGCGAGGGGCGGTGCAGCCTTGGAAGTTCGGATCGGGAAAAGACGTTAAGCGAGTTATTCCGACTGGAGTGTTTCGCACCAGCGATATTGAGCAGATGAGGATGGGTGTCCTAGAACATCTGGGGATTGCGCAGGCCCCAGCGTGGCTCTTCGCCGCAGAGCTGAGAGAAGGTACAGTTCTACGTCTGATGAGGCCCTTTGAGCGAATGGTGCCGATCCTTGCGGTGAGGCCTGCGAGTCGCAGGATGTCGACCAAAGTGCGGGTGTTTATTGAACATTTGGAGAAGACGTTTGCGCTGTGTTCGCAGTTCAATCCGCGAACTGGATAA
- a CDS encoding 3-deoxy-7-phosphoheptulonate synthase: protein MLFPTDDLRITWTKVVLPPVALEEELPITEAASATVYKARTEIIKILHGEDHRLLVVVGPCSIHDTDAAREYAELLKSAIAEHSRDLCIIMRVYFEKPRTTLGWKGLINDPYLDESFKINDGLRKARHLLLDLAEMGVPAGTEFLDMISPQYVSSLVSWGAIGARTTESQVHRELVSGLSCPVGFKNGTSGNVQIAIEAILSANQAHNFLGHTKHGQTAIFVTKGNQDCHIILRGGRNTTNYDATAVEDTCKQMEKAGIRPQVMIDCSHANSHKDHTQQSAVARNVAAQITAATPANDTRIMGVMLESNLVAGAQKLVPGKPLVYGQSITDACIDWPETKAALAELAAAVRAARS, encoded by the coding sequence ATGCTCTTTCCCACCGATGACCTTCGCATCACCTGGACCAAAGTCGTCCTCCCGCCCGTCGCCCTCGAAGAAGAGCTCCCCATCACCGAAGCCGCCTCCGCGACCGTCTACAAAGCCCGCACCGAGATCATCAAAATCCTCCACGGCGAAGACCATCGTCTCCTCGTAGTCGTCGGCCCCTGCTCCATCCACGACACCGACGCCGCCCGCGAGTACGCCGAGCTACTCAAATCCGCCATCGCCGAGCACTCCCGCGACCTCTGCATCATCATGCGCGTCTACTTCGAGAAGCCCCGCACCACCCTCGGCTGGAAGGGCCTCATCAACGACCCCTACCTCGACGAGTCCTTCAAGATCAACGACGGCCTCCGCAAAGCCCGCCACCTCCTCCTCGACCTCGCCGAGATGGGCGTCCCCGCCGGCACCGAGTTCCTCGACATGATCTCCCCGCAGTACGTCTCCTCCCTCGTAAGCTGGGGAGCCATCGGCGCCCGCACCACCGAAAGTCAGGTCCACCGCGAGCTCGTCTCCGGCCTCTCCTGCCCCGTCGGTTTCAAAAACGGCACCTCCGGCAACGTGCAGATCGCCATTGAAGCCATCCTCTCCGCCAATCAGGCTCACAACTTCCTCGGCCACACCAAGCACGGCCAGACCGCCATCTTCGTCACCAAAGGCAACCAGGACTGCCACATCATCCTGCGCGGCGGCCGCAACACCACCAACTACGACGCCACCGCCGTAGAAGACACCTGCAAGCAGATGGAAAAAGCCGGCATCCGCCCTCAGGTCATGATCGACTGCAGCCACGCCAACAGCCACAAAGACCACACCCAGCAATCCGCCGTAGCCCGCAACGTAGCCGCCCAGATTACCGCCGCAACTCCAGCGAACGACACCCGCATCATGGGCGTCATGCTCGAAAGCAACCTCGTCGCTGGCGCGCAAAAGCTAGTCCCCGGTAAACCCCTCGTCTACGGCCAATCCATCACCGACGCCTGCATCGACTGGCCCGAAACCAAAGCCGCCCTAGCCGAATTAGCCGCCGCCGTCCGCGCCGCCCGCAGCTAG
- a CDS encoding 3-keto-disaccharide hydrolase, translated as MHIHSSLLAFATLTVVTVSLSAQQPAAPKHEDTEVYEPVPPIVTPGATDSAPPSDAIVLFDGKNLDQWVSTKDKSPAQWTVADGILTVSKAPGSGNIKTKHSFKNYQLHIEWRIPTNITGTDQARGNSGVFLASTGTGDAGYELQILDSYNNKTYVNGQAGSIYKQAIPLANPNRKPGEWQTYNVIWTAPTFNEDGTLKTPAYATVFFNGILVQNHFELKGETRYIGQPFYKKYDTAPIKLQAHGDHSEPISFRNIWVRELK; from the coding sequence ATGCACATCCACTCTTCGCTCCTAGCCTTCGCAACCCTGACCGTCGTCACCGTCTCCCTCTCCGCGCAACAGCCCGCTGCGCCAAAGCATGAGGACACCGAAGTCTACGAGCCGGTCCCCCCGATCGTCACACCCGGAGCCACCGACTCCGCGCCACCCTCCGACGCCATCGTCCTCTTCGACGGCAAAAACCTCGACCAGTGGGTCTCCACCAAAGACAAATCCCCCGCTCAATGGACCGTAGCCGACGGCATCCTCACCGTCAGCAAAGCCCCAGGCTCCGGCAACATCAAAACCAAACACAGCTTCAAAAACTACCAGCTCCACATCGAGTGGCGAATCCCCACAAACATCACCGGCACCGACCAGGCCCGCGGCAACAGCGGCGTCTTCCTCGCCTCCACCGGCACCGGCGACGCCGGCTACGAGCTCCAGATCCTCGACTCCTACAACAACAAAACCTACGTCAACGGCCAGGCCGGCAGCATCTATAAGCAGGCCATCCCACTCGCCAACCCCAACCGCAAACCCGGCGAGTGGCAGACCTACAACGTCATCTGGACCGCACCCACCTTCAACGAAGACGGCACCCTTAAAACCCCCGCCTACGCCACCGTCTTCTTCAACGGCATCCTCGTCCAAAATCACTTCGAGCTAAAAGGCGAGACCCGCTACATCGGCCAGCCCTTCTACAAAAAGTACGACACCGCCCCAATCAAGCTGCAAGCCCATGGCGACCACAGCGAACCCATCAGCTTCCGCAACATATGGGTCCGCGAACTCAAGTAG
- a CDS encoding GyrI-like domain-containing protein — protein sequence MNIQQHAGFYVVGVAARTDNAAEKNGNGKIGEIWHRLLRDNLAAKIPNKLGIDLIAVYTDYESDHKGQYTYLLGLPVSSIQNIPKNFVAKHVPDGRYAVVTSNRGPVTKVVPETWHRIWSMSPGELGGTRSFRADYEIYDQRSADPEKAQIEVYVGLR from the coding sequence ATGAATATCCAGCAACACGCCGGGTTCTACGTGGTAGGCGTAGCGGCTCGCACAGATAATGCGGCTGAGAAGAACGGCAACGGAAAGATCGGGGAGATCTGGCATAGGCTGTTGCGCGATAATCTTGCTGCGAAGATTCCGAACAAGCTTGGCATCGATCTGATTGCGGTATATACCGACTATGAGTCGGACCATAAGGGCCAGTACACGTACCTTCTGGGTTTGCCTGTCTCTTCGATCCAGAACATACCTAAGAACTTCGTCGCGAAACACGTTCCTGATGGCCGCTATGCTGTGGTTACGTCGAACAGAGGACCGGTGACGAAGGTTGTTCCTGAGACGTGGCATCGGATCTGGTCGATGTCGCCCGGGGAGCTAGGGGGGACGCGATCCTTCCGAGCGGACTACGAGATTTACGATCAGCGTTCGGCCGATCCGGAGAAGGCCCAGATTGAAGTTTATGTCGGCCTTCGTTGA
- a CDS encoding TIGR00266 family protein translates to MQSRILGTTMPVLEFALGPNDAVISEAGELSWMTASVQMTTHTQHAGGGGFFGAIARVAGGGSLFMTEYRAIGGPGEVAFATRVPGHIVPVEVGPGHEYMVHRHGFLCATAAIELGVGFQQSLGAGIFGGDGFLLQKISGQGIAWLELSGELVIKDLAPGETLRVHPGHVGAFQSTVAFQIQRVPGIKNMIFGGDGVFLAALTGPGRVWLQTLPISRLAHQIQEYLPKERAQQAAEGGVVGGIVGSILKGM, encoded by the coding sequence ATGCAAAGCCGCATTCTCGGTACCACTATGCCTGTTCTTGAGTTTGCTCTCGGCCCGAATGATGCGGTCATCTCGGAGGCGGGAGAACTCTCGTGGATGACTGCTTCGGTCCAGATGACAACCCACACTCAGCATGCGGGCGGCGGCGGCTTCTTCGGTGCTATTGCGAGAGTGGCCGGAGGCGGATCGTTGTTTATGACGGAGTATCGCGCGATTGGCGGCCCTGGCGAGGTTGCGTTTGCGACGCGAGTGCCAGGACACATCGTGCCTGTGGAGGTTGGGCCGGGGCATGAGTACATGGTTCATCGGCATGGCTTTCTCTGCGCTACCGCAGCCATCGAGCTGGGGGTTGGCTTCCAGCAGTCGCTTGGTGCTGGGATCTTCGGTGGAGATGGATTTTTATTGCAGAAGATCAGCGGGCAGGGGATTGCGTGGCTTGAGCTGTCTGGGGAACTTGTGATCAAGGATCTTGCTCCCGGTGAGACACTGCGGGTTCATCCGGGCCATGTGGGCGCGTTTCAGTCTACCGTTGCGTTTCAGATTCAGCGCGTTCCTGGCATCAAGAACATGATCTTTGGTGGCGATGGTGTGTTTCTTGCGGCGCTGACAGGTCCCGGTCGGGTGTGGTTGCAGACGCTGCCTATCTCGCGGCTTGCCCATCAGATTCAGGAGTACCTGCCGAAGGAGCGCGCGCAGCAGGCTGCTGAGGGTGGGGTAGTCGGTGGCATTGTTGGCTCGATCCTAAAAGGAATGTGA
- a CDS encoding GNAT family N-acetyltransferase produces the protein MTVSESTSSSRPRVGGATVRKAKLPDAVDIFDLVNSLSGDGTLLRRNYAEICENIRDFAVAESPIDGDSGGVFLGCGALHLYGPHLAEVRSIVVKPEAKGQGAGGRLLRALLEEAEEQKVTAVCLFTRIPDFFFHFGFRAVDRTTLPDKIYKDCQTCPRLYACDEVAMVRGPLPKIAVLGPSRIAQTELVKLQTGVIPQAE, from the coding sequence ATGACTGTGAGTGAATCCACCTCCTCATCGCGCCCACGCGTAGGCGGAGCAACCGTGCGCAAGGCCAAGCTCCCCGACGCCGTCGACATCTTCGACCTCGTCAACTCCCTGTCCGGCGACGGCACCCTCCTCCGCCGCAACTACGCCGAGATCTGCGAGAACATCCGCGACTTCGCCGTAGCCGAATCCCCCATCGACGGCGACTCAGGCGGCGTCTTCCTCGGCTGCGGCGCTCTCCACCTCTACGGTCCCCACCTCGCCGAGGTCCGCTCCATCGTCGTCAAGCCCGAAGCCAAAGGCCAGGGCGCCGGCGGCCGTCTCCTCCGCGCCCTCCTCGAAGAAGCAGAAGAGCAAAAGGTCACCGCCGTCTGCCTCTTCACCCGCATCCCCGACTTCTTCTTTCACTTCGGCTTTCGCGCCGTCGACCGCACCACCCTGCCCGACAAGATCTACAAGGACTGCCAGACCTGCCCCCGCCTCTACGCCTGCGACGAGGTAGCCATGGTCCGCGGCCCCCTGCCAAAGATCGCCGTCCTTGGCCCATCCCGCATCGCACAAACTGAACTAGTCAAACTCCAGACCGGCGTAATCCCCCAGGCAGAATAG
- the tdh gene encoding L-threonine 3-dehydrogenase, translating to MKALVKSREERGLWLEDVPEPEMGINDVKIRVLATGICGTDLHIYEWDAWARSTIKQGLTIGHEFVGEVVAVGSNVNDIPIGQLVSGEGHVVCGRCRNCLAGRRHLCAFTLGVGVNRNGAFAEYVVLPMSNIWIHSAGVPHEIAAIFDPLGNAVHTALAFPVLGEDVLVTGAGPIGIMAAAVARHAGARHVVISDPNEYRRALAEKVGVTLAVDPRATPLKEIQQKLHMQEGFDVGLEMSGNPNAFRDMLANMSHGAKIAMLGIPSEDISINWNQVVFNQLTIRGIYGREMYETWYKMTVMLESGLDISGVITHRMNWRDYEDGFAAMRSGNSGKVILDWSDVG from the coding sequence GTGAAGGCATTAGTGAAGAGCCGCGAAGAGCGCGGCCTGTGGCTCGAAGATGTTCCTGAGCCAGAGATGGGCATCAATGACGTTAAGATTCGTGTTCTGGCTACCGGCATCTGCGGGACCGACCTTCACATCTATGAGTGGGACGCGTGGGCTCGCTCGACGATCAAGCAGGGGCTGACGATTGGACATGAGTTTGTCGGCGAGGTGGTGGCGGTTGGGTCGAATGTAAACGATATTCCGATTGGGCAGCTGGTGAGCGGCGAGGGGCATGTGGTTTGCGGGCGCTGCCGTAACTGCCTTGCGGGGCGGCGCCATCTTTGCGCGTTCACGCTGGGCGTTGGGGTGAATCGCAACGGGGCGTTTGCGGAGTACGTTGTGCTGCCGATGTCGAATATCTGGATTCACAGTGCAGGGGTGCCGCATGAGATTGCGGCGATCTTCGATCCGCTGGGCAATGCGGTGCATACTGCGCTGGCGTTTCCCGTGCTGGGCGAGGATGTGCTGGTTACGGGGGCTGGGCCGATCGGGATTATGGCTGCGGCTGTGGCTCGACATGCGGGTGCTCGGCACGTGGTGATCTCGGATCCGAATGAGTACCGCAGGGCTCTAGCGGAGAAGGTGGGGGTGACGCTGGCGGTTGATCCTCGGGCGACTCCGCTGAAGGAGATTCAGCAGAAGCTGCATATGCAGGAGGGCTTCGATGTGGGGCTTGAGATGTCGGGGAATCCGAATGCGTTTCGGGATATGCTCGCGAATATGAGCCACGGCGCGAAGATTGCGATGCTAGGGATTCCTTCGGAGGATATTTCGATTAATTGGAATCAGGTGGTGTTCAATCAGCTTACGATTCGCGGCATCTACGGACGGGAGATGTACGAGACCTGGTACAAGATGACCGTGATGCTTGAGAGCGGGCTGGATATCTCGGGCGTGATTACGCACCGGATGAACTGGCGTGACTATGAGGACGGCTTTGCGGCGATGCGGTCGGGGAACTCGGGGAAGGTGATTCTCGACTGGAGCGACGTTGGTTAG
- a CDS encoding SDR family NAD(P)-dependent oxidoreductase, with the protein MSNLTKKVALVTGGSRGIGAAIAKRLASDGASVAITYAKDATSASAVVKAIEAEGGKALAIQADAADPQAVKAAVEKTVATFGGLDILVNNAGTAIPKPFEETPLDEIDQVININIRGVLAATQAALKHLKTGGRIIMIGSCVGERVVAPGLVAYSATKGAVKMFTQGLAREIGGRGITVNNVQPGPIDTDLNPASGDWAVPQKAATSLGRYGTVDEVAALVSFVASPEASYITGTNLTVDGGTNA; encoded by the coding sequence ATGTCTAACCTCACGAAAAAAGTAGCACTCGTTACGGGCGGCTCCCGCGGTATCGGCGCAGCGATCGCCAAACGTCTCGCCTCCGACGGCGCCAGCGTCGCCATCACCTACGCCAAAGACGCAACCTCGGCCTCTGCCGTAGTCAAAGCGATTGAAGCCGAGGGCGGAAAAGCCCTCGCCATTCAAGCCGACGCCGCCGACCCCCAGGCAGTCAAAGCCGCGGTCGAAAAGACCGTCGCAACCTTCGGCGGACTCGACATTCTCGTAAACAACGCCGGCACCGCCATCCCCAAGCCATTCGAAGAGACCCCCTTGGACGAGATCGACCAGGTCATCAACATCAACATCCGCGGTGTACTGGCCGCAACCCAGGCCGCTCTCAAGCACTTGAAGACTGGCGGTCGCATCATCATGATCGGCTCCTGCGTCGGCGAGCGGGTCGTCGCTCCCGGTCTCGTCGCATACTCCGCCACCAAGGGCGCCGTCAAGATGTTCACGCAGGGGCTGGCCAGAGAAATTGGTGGCCGCGGCATCACCGTCAACAACGTCCAGCCAGGCCCAATCGACACCGATCTGAATCCCGCCTCCGGCGACTGGGCTGTTCCTCAAAAGGCTGCCACATCGCTCGGCCGCTACGGCACGGTCGATGAGGTTGCAGCTCTGGTCTCATTCGTCGCCAGTCCAGAAGCCTCCTACATCACAGGAACCAATCTCACAGTAGATGGCGGAACCAACGCCTGA
- a CDS encoding DoxX family membrane protein: MAEELKLSDERTAYVLLRIAVGVNLLMHGVSRMIAGPGEFAAKLVMQFSHAPLPAWSVWIFGLILPSIEALLGLLIMIGLRTRAALIAASLLITLLTFGSALLQDWAAAGTQLTYALVYSTLIFLHRHNGYSIDSWISRR, translated from the coding sequence ATGGCAGAAGAATTGAAGCTTTCCGATGAGCGAACAGCATACGTCTTGCTCCGTATCGCAGTCGGCGTAAACCTTCTGATGCACGGCGTAAGCCGCATGATCGCAGGCCCGGGAGAGTTCGCCGCGAAACTCGTCATGCAGTTCAGCCACGCACCACTTCCCGCCTGGAGCGTATGGATCTTCGGCTTAATCCTGCCCTCAATAGAAGCTCTCTTAGGTCTCCTGATCATGATCGGCCTGAGAACGCGAGCAGCTCTCATCGCCGCAAGTCTCCTCATCACACTCCTGACATTTGGGTCGGCGCTCCTGCAGGACTGGGCCGCCGCAGGAACGCAGCTAACCTATGCCTTGGTCTACTCCACGCTCATCTTTCTCCATCGACACAACGGATACTCGATTGACTCCTGGATTAGCCGACGCTAG
- a CDS encoding ABC transporter ATP-binding protein, with product MSGNSTEPFLHLAHVNVARGENVVLHDINLTVNAGEHIAILGPNGCGKSTLIKTITCECYPLVQPETQVRIFGRERWDLTELKKRLGVVSAELPGKQTLQTSGRDAVITGFFSSSTLWSNLVVTEAMRAHAEEVLQQIDAVGFAEKLVGEMSAGQQRSIMIGRALVGSAGMLLLDEPSNALDLAAQAELRGLLRRLAQQGTGIMLITHHIADIPPEIERILMMREGQIVGDGSKGELLTAERLSELFNTEVQLSERDGFYHAW from the coding sequence ATGTCAGGAAACTCAACCGAGCCGTTTCTTCATCTTGCCCATGTTAATGTAGCCCGCGGAGAGAATGTTGTTCTTCACGATATCAATCTGACGGTGAATGCAGGGGAGCATATTGCCATTCTTGGTCCGAATGGGTGCGGGAAGTCGACGCTGATCAAGACGATTACCTGCGAGTGTTATCCGCTGGTGCAGCCGGAGACGCAGGTGAGGATTTTTGGGCGGGAGCGGTGGGATCTGACGGAGTTGAAGAAGCGGCTGGGCGTGGTTTCGGCTGAGTTGCCGGGGAAGCAGACGCTGCAGACCAGCGGCCGCGATGCCGTGATTACTGGCTTTTTTTCGAGTAGTACGCTGTGGTCGAATCTTGTGGTGACGGAGGCTATGCGGGCTCACGCGGAGGAGGTGCTGCAGCAGATTGATGCGGTGGGGTTTGCGGAGAAGCTGGTGGGGGAGATGTCGGCGGGGCAGCAGAGGAGCATTATGATTGGGCGGGCGCTGGTGGGGTCGGCAGGGATGTTGCTGCTGGATGAGCCTTCCAATGCGCTGGATCTGGCGGCGCAGGCGGAGCTACGCGGGTTGTTGCGGAGGCTGGCGCAGCAGGGGACTGGGATCATGCTGATCACGCACCATATTGCGGATATCCCGCCGGAGATCGAGCGGATTTTGATGATGCGGGAGGGGCAGATTGTGGGGGATGGGTCGAAGGGGGAGCTGCTGACCGCGGAGAGGCTGAGTGAGTTGTTTAATACGGAGGTTCAGCTTTCGGAGAGGGATGGCTTTTATCACGCTTGGTGA
- a CDS encoding cytochrome P450 has protein sequence MSAAKLDVHPGRSKRYPAGPSFLPRLVSGRMFRQTAVESMTESARRYGDLVHYTVFGRHIYQLNHPELVEDLLLKDAGRHHRGIVMQRAKTVLGEGLLTSEEPLHMRQRRLAQPAFLRQRIAAYGEVIGQNAAGISESWKPGAVRDVHEDMLELALRIVGKCLFDLDVQSHEEVKKVSTAVDAFMGFLPLAILPFSEQIQRLPLPAMRRIRKGQADLDAIIYGMIRERRRLPGDRGDLLSMLLEAVDVEDSSGRMSDQQLHDECLTIMLAGHETTANALSFALWLIAKHPDVQTRLWQEACTILGDRAPTADDYARLTYATQVFSETMRLYPPVWVIARTCVDPYEIAGYPIAKGTVLIAPQFVVHRDPRFYPDPLRFDPERFAVDKKEGARSRPRFAFFPFAAGSRQCIGEGLAWMEGVLSLATIVRDWRLSLPEGSATEIALNPAISLRPKHGVPLLVERRG, from the coding sequence ATGTCCGCAGCTAAACTCGATGTTCATCCAGGACGCTCGAAGAGATATCCTGCTGGTCCTTCTTTTCTTCCACGGCTTGTCTCTGGCCGCATGTTTCGACAGACGGCGGTGGAGTCTATGACGGAGTCTGCCCGGCGTTATGGCGACCTGGTTCATTACACCGTCTTTGGGCGACATATCTATCAGTTGAATCACCCTGAACTTGTAGAGGATCTTCTTCTCAAGGATGCGGGCAGGCATCACCGCGGCATTGTGATGCAGAGGGCGAAGACTGTGCTAGGTGAGGGTTTGCTGACTAGTGAGGAGCCGCTGCATATGCGTCAGCGAAGGCTTGCGCAGCCGGCATTCCTGCGTCAAAGAATCGCGGCGTATGGCGAGGTGATTGGGCAAAACGCTGCGGGAATCTCGGAGAGCTGGAAGCCTGGGGCGGTGCGTGATGTGCATGAAGATATGCTGGAGCTGGCGTTGCGGATCGTTGGCAAATGCCTGTTCGACCTGGATGTTCAGTCTCACGAAGAGGTGAAGAAGGTTTCGACGGCGGTCGATGCATTCATGGGATTTCTTCCGCTGGCTATTCTGCCTTTTTCCGAACAGATTCAACGACTGCCTCTGCCTGCCATGAGGCGAATTCGCAAAGGACAGGCTGACCTCGACGCGATTATCTATGGAATGATTCGGGAGCGCCGCCGGTTGCCGGGTGATCGGGGCGACCTTCTTTCGATGTTGCTTGAAGCGGTGGATGTCGAAGACTCAAGTGGCCGTATGTCGGATCAGCAGTTGCATGATGAGTGTCTGACGATTATGCTGGCGGGCCATGAGACCACTGCTAACGCGCTGAGCTTCGCGTTATGGCTGATTGCGAAACACCCAGATGTGCAGACACGTCTGTGGCAGGAGGCATGCACGATTCTTGGCGACCGAGCGCCGACGGCGGACGACTACGCGCGTCTGACTTATGCTACTCAAGTCTTTTCGGAGACTATGCGGCTTTATCCTCCGGTGTGGGTGATAGCGCGCACTTGTGTAGATCCGTACGAGATCGCCGGTTATCCAATTGCCAAAGGGACTGTTCTTATCGCGCCGCAGTTCGTTGTTCATCGGGATCCGCGTTTTTATCCTGATCCGCTACGCTTTGATCCTGAGCGTTTTGCGGTAGATAAGAAGGAGGGAGCGAGATCGCGGCCACGGTTTGCCTTCTTTCCGTTCGCGGCGGGTAGCCGGCAGTGCATCGGTGAAGGGTTGGCCTGGATGGAGGGAGTGCTGTCTCTTGCTACGATCGTTCGCGACTGGCGGCTTAGTCTGCCCGAGGGATCAGCGACTGAGATAGCACTGAACCCCGCTATCAGCCTGCGGCCGAAGCATGGAGTTCCTTTGCTGGTAGAACGGAGGGGCTAG
- a CDS encoding SDR family NAD(P)-dependent oxidoreductase: MITLHNKTALVTGASRGIGRATALALAEAGAHVLVHYGRSAQEAQSLVAAIQSKGGRADAISVDLATPNGAALLAEKVRSIVGDRLDILVSNAGVSKSARIADHTVEDFDNLFATNVRSPFFLVQQLLPILGEGSNIIMITSVVAHAVIGKPGIENPSVLAYASTKGALETLVRNWAAILGPSGIRVNAVAPGVIDTDMSNFTKTEAGRETALEMQALKRLGKPEDVADVVAFLASDKARWITGASIPVDGGSKL; encoded by the coding sequence ATGATCACGCTTCACAATAAAACCGCGCTCGTTACCGGAGCCTCCCGAGGAATCGGCCGCGCTACAGCCCTGGCTCTCGCCGAAGCCGGAGCCCACGTTCTGGTTCACTACGGCCGCTCCGCGCAGGAGGCCCAATCTCTCGTCGCCGCCATTCAATCCAAAGGCGGACGCGCAGACGCAATCTCCGTAGATCTCGCAACCCCGAACGGCGCTGCCCTGCTTGCCGAAAAGGTCCGCTCCATCGTCGGCGATCGACTCGACATCCTCGTATCCAACGCAGGAGTCAGCAAGTCTGCCCGCATCGCCGATCACACCGTAGAAGACTTCGACAATCTTTTCGCCACCAACGTCCGAAGCCCCTTCTTCCTCGTGCAGCAACTCCTGCCCATTCTCGGCGAAGGCTCCAACATCATCATGATCACCTCCGTCGTAGCCCACGCTGTCATCGGTAAACCCGGCATCGAGAACCCTTCCGTCCTCGCCTACGCCTCCACCAAAGGTGCACTCGAAACTCTCGTCAGGAACTGGGCCGCCATCCTCGGACCAAGCGGTATCCGCGTCAACGCCGTCGCACCAGGCGTCATCGACACCGACATGTCGAACTTCACCAAAACCGAAGCCGGACGCGAAACCGCTTTAGAAATGCAAGCTCTCAAGCGACTCGGCAAGCCCGAAGACGTCGCCGACGTAGTCGCCTTTCTCGCCTCCGATAAAGCGCGCTGGATCACCGGAGCCAGCATCCCGGTCGACGGTGGCTCGAAGCTCTAA